In a genomic window of Salegentibacter salegens:
- a CDS encoding SLATT domain-containing protein — MLLDWMRKIHQLEYAHCYQSIFWNKFENWIGISAFIISTIVAFSYRYPPLKEDWIQDYLFPSILLIVAILTGLQTFFKPSDKAGNHKRIGFSYEKLRHQIEIFLNTDMPEKDLQRKIEIVKNEWDELKSVYVFNRYFIKGKNRVNGFGKYPEELSFLEDLNK, encoded by the coding sequence ATGTTATTAGATTGGATGAGAAAAATTCATCAATTAGAATATGCACATTGTTATCAATCAATTTTCTGGAACAAGTTTGAAAATTGGATTGGAATATCAGCCTTCATAATTTCCACGATTGTAGCATTCTCATACAGATATCCACCTCTTAAGGAAGATTGGATTCAAGATTATTTATTTCCGTCAATTTTATTGATAGTTGCAATATTAACTGGACTTCAAACTTTTTTCAAACCGAGTGATAAAGCTGGTAATCATAAACGAATTGGATTTAGTTACGAAAAGCTTAGACATCAAATTGAGATTTTTTTAAATACAGATATGCCCGAGAAGGATTTACAAAGAAAAATTGAAATTGTAAAAAATGAATGGGACGAACTAAAGTCAGTTTACGTATTTAATCGATATTTTATAAAAGGAAAAAATAGAGTAAACGGTTTTGGAAAGTACCCAGAAGAATTAAGTTTTTTAGAAGATCTAAACAAGTAA
- a CDS encoding IS91 family transposase gives MRPQHKVADILEMEQLQLKSLSLTSWHYRALQAIRRCRTEAMGGHIDKCDCCHELHISYNSCRNRHCPTCQGHKREEWIRARENELLNVPYFHLVFTLPSEFNSYALSHGKIVYGSLFRAAWQTLQQFGENPKHLGGRMGMIAVLHTWGQNMSLHPHLHCIVPGGGLNKSGTWKKAKNNGKYLFNVKSMSQVFRAKYIAELRKSELKIPQKVYDKVFSKKWVVYAKQPFRSPKYVIEYLGRYTHKIAISNHRITDVDRKNRKVTFTAKDYRRAGKKVNLTLSGQEFIRRFALHILPKGFTRIRHYGILSSSWKKEKLPKLQAELATVKMEPVRTIQPLLHRRCSTCKKGRLHTILLFDARGPPANWRVLLKDKKLNRSN, from the coding sequence ATGCGGCCCCAACATAAGGTAGCTGACATTTTAGAGATGGAACAGCTACAGCTCAAAAGCTTGAGCCTAACCTCATGGCATTACCGTGCATTGCAGGCCATAAGGAGGTGCCGAACAGAAGCTATGGGCGGACACATTGATAAATGCGATTGTTGCCACGAGCTGCACATCAGTTACAACAGTTGCAGGAACAGGCATTGTCCAACATGCCAGGGGCACAAACGTGAAGAATGGATTAGGGCAAGGGAAAACGAACTCTTGAACGTTCCCTATTTTCATTTGGTGTTTACCCTTCCAAGTGAATTTAACAGCTATGCCTTGAGCCACGGCAAAATAGTGTACGGCAGTTTGTTCAGGGCCGCCTGGCAGACCTTGCAGCAATTTGGGGAAAACCCCAAACACTTGGGTGGCAGAATGGGCATGATTGCGGTGCTCCATACTTGGGGCCAGAATATGAGTTTGCATCCTCACTTACATTGCATTGTACCAGGAGGTGGTTTGAACAAATCAGGAACATGGAAAAAAGCAAAGAACAATGGAAAATACTTGTTTAATGTAAAATCCATGAGCCAAGTGTTTAGGGCAAAATATATAGCTGAGCTAAGAAAGAGTGAGTTGAAAATTCCTCAAAAAGTTTACGATAAGGTATTCAGTAAAAAGTGGGTGGTATATGCCAAACAACCTTTTAGAAGTCCAAAATATGTCATTGAATACCTGGGCAGATATACCCATAAAATAGCCATTAGCAATCATCGGATTACGGATGTAGATCGCAAAAACAGAAAGGTGACTTTTACTGCAAAAGATTATCGTCGTGCAGGAAAGAAAGTCAACTTAACCTTATCGGGCCAAGAGTTTATCAGGCGGTTTGCCCTGCATATTTTACCCAAGGGATTTACTCGAATACGACATTATGGTATTTTGAGTAGCAGTTGGAAAAAGGAGAAGTTGCCAAAACTACAAGCTGAACTGGCTACGGTAAAGATGGAACCTGTCAGAACCATCCAGCCACTTTTGCACCGCAGATGTTCTACCTGTAAAAAAGGAAGACTGCATACCATTCTGTTGTTTGATGCACGTGGGCCTCCCGCAAATTGGAGAGTTCTATTAAAAGATAAAAAATTAAATAGGAGCAACTAA